One Canis lupus familiaris isolate Mischka breed German Shepherd chromosome 20, alternate assembly UU_Cfam_GSD_1.0, whole genome shotgun sequence genomic region harbors:
- the GLYCTK gene encoding glycerate kinase, giving the protein MAIVLQALPCLARAPLRPLLPGRPMVRLASGMALAEQAQHLFESTVGAVLPGPMLHRALSLDPSSGLLKVRDRSFQLRQNLYLVGFGKAVLGMAAAAEELLGQHLVQGVISVPKGIRAAMERAGKQEMLLKPHSRVQVFEGAEDNLPDRDALRAALAIRQLAEGLTADDLLLVLISGGGSALLPAPIPPVTLEEKQTLTKLLAARGANIQELNTIRKALSQLKGGGLAQAAYPAQVVSLILSDVVGDPVEVIASGPTVASVHNVQDCLHILNHYGLRAALPRSVKTVLARADSDPHGPHTCGHVLNVIIGSNTLALAEAQRQAEALGYRAVVLSAAIQGDVKSVARFYGLLAQVAGAQLTLPGTRASVEEDEQLRELAAELQLPDLQLKEALETVAGARGPVCLLAGGEPTVQLQGSGKGGRNQELALRVGAELGQRPLGSVDVLFLSGGTDGQDGPTEAAGAWVVPELASQAATEGLDVATFLSHNDSHTFFRCFRGGAHLLHTGLTGTNVMDVHFLFLRLR; this is encoded by the exons ATGGCTATAGTTCTGCAAGCTCTGCCCTGCTTGGCCCGAGCACCCTTGCGCCCACTCCTCCCGGGGCGCCCAATGGTCCGGCTGGCCAGTGGCATGGCCCTGGCAGAGCAGGCGCAGCACCTGTTTGAGAGCACCGTGGGTGCCGTGCTTCCAGGCCCCATGCTGCACCGGGCACTGTCCTTGGATCCCAGTAGTGGGCTGCTGAAGGTGCGGGACCGGAGCTTTCAGCTGCGGCAAAACCTCTACCTGGTGGGCTTTGGCAAGGCTGTGCTGGGCATGGCAGCTGCAGCTGAAGAGCTACTGGGCCAGCATCTCGTGCAGGGTGTGATCAGCGTGCCCAAGGGGATTCGTGCTGCCATGGAGCGTGCTGGCAAGCA GGAGATGCTGCTGAAGCCACACAGCCGTGTCCAGGTATTTGAGGGTGCAGAGGACAACCTGCCAGACCGTGATGCACTTCGGGCTGCACTGGCCATCCGGCAGCTGGCTGAAGGTCTCACAGCTGACGATCTACTGCTTGTACTCATCTCAG GTGGGGGCTCAGCCTTGCTGCCTGCCCCTATCCCACCCGTAACACTGGAGGAAAAGCAGACACTCACCAAGCTGCTGGCAGCCCGAGGAGCCAATATCCAGGAGCTGAACACCATCCGGAAGGCCCTGTCCCAGCTCAAGGGTGGGGGGCTGGCTCAGGCCGCCTACCCTGCCCAG GTGGTGAGCCTGATTCTGTCAGACGTGGTGGGGGACCCTGTGGAGGTGATCGCCAGCGGCCCCACTGTGGCCAGCGTCCATAATGTGCAAGATTGCCTGCACATCCTCAATCACTACGGCCTTCGTGCTGCCCTACCACGTTCTGTGAAGACGGTGCTGGCTCGGGCTGACTCTGACCCTCACGGGCCACACACCTGTGGTCATGTGCTCAACGTGATCATTGGCTCCAACACTCTGGCActggctgaggcccagaggcaaGCTGAGGCACTGGGATACCGGGCAGTGGTGCTGAGTGCCGCCATACAGGGCGATGTGAAAAGTGTGGCCCGGTTCTATGGGTTGCTTGCCCAAGTGGCTGGAGCCCAGCTCACCCTGCCTGGGACTAGAGCCTCTGTGGAGGAGGATGAGCAACTTCGTGAGCTGGCAGCTGAGCTCCAGCTCCCAGACCTGCAGCTGAAGGAGGCTCTGGAGACTGTGGCCGGGGCTAGGGGCCCTGTCTGCTTGCTGGCTGGTGGTGAGCCCACAGTACAATTGCAGGGCTCCGGAAAGGGTGGCCGGAACCAGGAACTGGCTCTACGTGTTGGAGCAGAGCTGGGACAACGGCCGCTGGGGTCTGTAGATGTGCTGTTTTTGAGTGGTGGCACCGATGGGCAGGATGGGCCTACAGAGGCAGCTGGGGCCTGGGTTGTGCCTGAGCTTGCCAGCCAGGCTGCCACTGAGGGCCTGGATGTGGCCACCTTCTTGTCCCACAATGACTCACATACCTTCTTCCGCTGCTTTCGTGGTGGAGCACACCTGCTGCACACAGGGCTCACTGGCACCAATGTCATGGACGTTCACTTCCTATTCCTGCGGCTACGGTGA